Proteins found in one Brachypodium distachyon strain Bd21 chromosome 5, Brachypodium_distachyon_v3.0, whole genome shotgun sequence genomic segment:
- the LOC100839356 gene encoding putative 1-phosphatidylinositol-3-phosphate 5-kinase FAB1D isoform X2 has protein sequence MMPAYGKTGDRPVDDDRLVTYGENNNTNGAGSMGGTEFKNLEEDAAIWIPPEAAGTEDHDVVAYINDDDNDDECHGGTMNWVQQSSSDSEPSSPSTTPREEERQTAMLDAINRQLKMLVGRSLASAGMSLPQGEEESWLDIITSLSWEAALLIKPDGSVGNQMDPGSYIKVKRVASGRRRQCEVIKGLVFKKCAAHKHMPTKCHNPKLLLLRGALGDSDVGLSSFDSMEQEKDHLEKAISQVMEICAPNVIMVEKTVSRDIQELLLNEGVTLVFDMKLNRLQRIARYSGSPLVSVSEILSMPKLKHCDYFHIEKVAEEHNITGEGGKRPSKTLMFLEGFSKPLGCTILLRGANSEELQKVKQVMLYTVFAAYHLVLETSFFEDQRVFLNDGYASKEGNYVGMKEVSPVISSEIHVLPDVSLPASHIENDVTHNRSLVQYTDGEKTVSSANPDALNPPENGFSSEVAGGTIIHHNSNHTLPSEKLISLPSRSLRKFIDIFHHQNIYLPVTSSQETTNHHKEGRLEPNPDIPSKGFHAREATEEPVNSCENMDNLNDLQKQVMAKTNQQMRLADNLISGKHEQPSVTLENRNHYGTAYISEEKTSGIDDEADDVLDSQSILVLISSQCIPNQVTCEQSHLSRINYYGNFDVSLGQYLKDILQNKNLSCSSCGEPPEDHMYSYTHRKGNLSVIVKRLLPEHRLPGESKGKIWMWTRCLRCEHESGISKSSRRVQISPEARNLSFGKFLELSFSSHSAARRLSICGHLVNRDCLRFFGLGSKVAIFQYSSVKIYTACKPQRTLEFHSSSTRELFEQEARNVLDTGVNLFTEVETLLKHMKNQFPKVVLNCGTFLEFSQLEEMLIKEKAEFTDSLVKAVDQHGISRFSVHENLDVNWLYQDLLLQLYVWDCRLHRLLVCTYTGKERMSNGMKKVTVELTDDRTTTVAEADDNEPVQFSELGMNGHASMLVDETPQDRHYSVISDSLDVQGQGNERITHSMSVKQHSFDIPRFRISEWDDMERWIWSPLYESRLVYRQELQAGSLENFELVNRYSPSHLSTLNKQSAEEVCSRRFVVGPGGNVLSISEDEISSIVSRALAVSEDRRHLLDSIVESQASDTMGGYHAKSMENLSSGGSSPSSPWSSNESSDSEASFSSDDLYNYDSSLLSSSLHPEIYVNGRVTLKQKYSVICVHANQFYTLRKKCCSSELAYIASLSRCKKWDAQGGKSKAFFAKTMDDRFIIKQIKKTEFKSFIEFAPDYFKHVYHSLDTGSQTCLAKILGIYQVKQTRHGKEVKIDLMVMENLLFGHNISRIYDLKGAVFSRYVTNSSGGDAVYLDQNFVEDMRVSPIYIGGRTKHLLQRAIWNDTSFLTSINVMDYSLLVGVDNENHEFVFGIIDYLRQYTWDKQLETWVKASLVVPKNVLPTVISPREYKKRFRKFMTKYFLTVPDDWSMPNRSESCKYCAHRKCNLSKVDSQKPNHQTVACVIQ, from the exons ATGATGCCGGCGTATGGCAAAACCGGTGATCGGCCCGTCGATGATGACCGGTTGGTTACATATGGTGAAAATAATAACACTAATGGGGCTGGGAGTATGGGTGGCACTGAATTCAAAAACCTTGAGGAGGATGCTGCCATCTGGATACCGCCTGAGGCGGCGGGCACCGAGGATCATGATGTGGTTGCATACATAAACGATGACGACAACGACGATGAATGTCATGGTGGTACTATGAACTGGGTGCAGCAGAGTTCCAGTGACTCTGAGCCCAGCAGCCCCAGTACTACTCCtagggaggaggagcggcagaCGGCGATGCTCGATGCCATCAACAGGCAGCTCAAGATGCTTGTCGGCCGGTCTCTAGCATCTGCTGGCATGTCCTTGCCccaaggagaggaggagagctGGCTTGATATTATCACCTCCCTGTCCTGGGAGGCTGCTCTGCTCATCAAGCCTGACGGCAGCGTCGGGAACCAGATGGACCCTGGGTCCTACATCAAGGTCAAGCGTGTAGCATCTGGTAGACGGCGACAGtg TGAGGTCATCAAAGGCTTGGTCTTCAAGAAGTGTGCAGCTCATAAGCACATGCCTACCAAGTGTCACAACCCCAAGCTGCTTCTGCTTAGAGGCGCCCTCGGGGATTCTGATGTGGGCTTATCGTCATTTGATTCCATGGAACAG GAAAAGGACCATCTTGAAAAGGCTATCAGCCAAGTGATGGAGATATGTGCTCCAAATGTTATTATGGTCGAGAAAACGGTTTCGCGTGACATACAGGAGCTTCTACTGAATGAAGGTGTAACTCTAGTGTTTGATATGAAGCTTAACCGGTTGCAAAGAATTGCTCGTTATTCTGGTTCTCCCTTAGTCTCAGTTTCAGAAATCCTGAGCATGCCAAAGTTGAAGCACTGCGACTACTTCCATATTGAAAAAGTTGCCGAGGAGCATAACATTACTGGTGAAGGTGGGAAGCGGCCATCTAAAACATTAATGTTCTTGGAAGGTTTTTCCAAGCCATTAGGATGCACG ATACTACTACGAGGAGCAAATAGTGAAGAACTGCAGAAAGTCAAGCAAGTCATGCTCTACACAGTATTTGCAGCATACCACCTGGTTCTTGAGACATCTTTCTTTGAAGATCAGAGGGTATTCTTGAATGATGGATATGCTTCCAAAGAAGGAAATTATGTTGGTATGAAGGAGGTGTCACCAGTAATTAGTTCTGAAATTCATGTTCTCCCAGATGTATCTCTTCCTGCCAGTCATATAGAGAATGATGTCACTCATAACAGATCATTGGTACAATATACTGATGGGGAGAAAACTGTATCTTCTGCAAATCCTGATGCATTGAACCCACCTGAAAATGGCTTCTCGAGCGAGGTGGCGGGGGGTACAATCATCCATCATAATTCAAATCACACACTTCCTTCTGAAAAATTGATCTCATTACCCTCAAGGTCACTGAGAAAATTCATCGATATATTCCACCACCAGAATATTTACCTACCTGTCACTTCTTCTCAAGAGACAACCAATCATCATAAAGAAGGAAGACTTGAACCCAATCCAGATATACCAAGTAAAGGTTTTCATGCCAGGGAAGCAACAGAAGAACCAGTTAATTCCTGTGAAAACATGGACAATTTGAATGATCTCCAGAAACAAGTAATGGCCAAAACGAATCAACAAATGAGACTGGCTGATAATTTAATTAGTGGAAAGCATGAACAACCATCGGTTACATTGGAAAACAGGAACCATTACGGCACTGCTTACATCAGCGAAGAGAAAACCTCTGGCATAGATGATGAGGCTGATGATGTGTTGGATTCTCAAAGCATACTGGTTTTGATCTCCAGCCAATGCATCCCAAATCAGGTCACTTGTGAGCAGAGTCATCTGTCCCGTATAAACTACTATGGAAATTTCGACGTGTCATTAGGACAATATTTGAAGGACATTTTACAGAACAAG AACCTAAGCTGCTCATCATGTGGAGAGCCTCCAGAGGATCACATGTACTCTTACACCCACCGCAAAGGAAATCTGTCTGTTATTGTGAAGCGTTTGCTGCCTGAGCATCGTTTGCCTGGGGAATCCAAAGGAAAAATTTGGATGTGGACTAGATGTTTAAGATGTGAGCATGAAAGTGGGATCTCCAAATCATCTCGAAGAGTGCAGATATCGCCTGAGGCACGTAATCTCTCGTTTGGGAAGTTCCTTGAACTCAGTTTTTCAAGCCACTCTGCTGCTAGGAGGCTATCAATATGCGGGCATTTGGTGAATAGGGACTGCTTACGCTTTTTTGG GTTGGGTTCCAAAGTTGCAATATTCCAGTATTCATCAGTCAAAATTTACACCGCCTGCAAACCACAACGAACTCTTGAGTTCCATAGCTCCAGTACGCGCGAGTTGTTCGAGCAAGAGGCAAGAAAT GTTCTTGATACTGGGGTTAACCTTTTCACTGAAGTCGAAACCTTACTAAAGCACATGAAGAATCAATTTCCTAAGGTGGTTCTCAACTGTGGCACCTTCCTAGAATTTTCTCAACTCGAAGAGATGTTGATTAAAGAAAAAGCCGAGTTTACG GATTCTCTGGTGAAGGCTGTTGATCAACATGGTATTTCTAGATTCTCGGTGCATGAGAATCTTGATGTAAATTGGCTCTATCAGGACCTTCTGCTTCAACTATATGTGTGGGACTGTCGGTTGCATCGGCTTCTAGTGTGTACATATactggaaaagaaagaatgaGTAATGGCATGAAGAAGGTGACTGTTGAACTTACTGATGACCGAACAACAACAGTTGCTGAGGCAGATGATAATGAGCCAGTGCAGTTCAGTGAACTGGGGATGAATGGACATGCATCAATGTTGGTTGATGAAACCCCCCAGGATAGACACTATTCTGTAATCTCAGATAGCTTGGATGTGCAGGGGCAGGGCAATGAGCGGATCACACATTCGATGTCCGTTAAGCAACATTCATTCGATATCCCTCGGTTCAGAATTTCTGAATGGGATGACATGGAAAGATGGATTTGGAGTCCACTGTATGAGTCAAGATTGGTTTATAGGCAAGAACTTCAGGCTGGAAGTTTAGAAAATTTTGAACTTGTTAACCGCTATTCTCCATCTCATTTGTCCACCTTGAACAAACAATCTGCTGAAGAGGTATGCTCTCGACGGTTTGTAGTCGGCCCAGGTGGTAATGTCTTGTCTATATCAGAGGATGAAATATCCAGCATAGTCTCCCGTGCTCTTGCCGTATCCGAGGACCGACGCCATTTACTGGATTCTATAGTCGAGAGCCAAGCATCGGACACCATGGGAGGATACCATGCTAAATCAATGGAGAACTTGTCATCTGGAGGTTCTTCTCCCTCTTCACCCTGGTCATCTAACGAATCTTCAGATTCTGAAGCAAGCTTTTCATCTGACGACCTCTACAACTACGACAGCTCGCTTCTATCATCCTCTCTCCATCCTGAAATATATGTCAATGGAAGAGTAAcactcaaacaaaaatattcagTTATCTGTGTACATGCCAATCAGTTCTACACTCTCCGGAAGAAATGTTGCTCATCTGAGCTTGCCTATATTGCTTCCTTAAGCCGGTGCAAGAAGTGGGACGCTCAAGGCGGAAAAAGCAAGGCtttctttgcaaaaacaaTGGATGATAGGTTCATCATAAAGCAAATAAAGAAGACAGAGTTCAAGTCTTTCATAGAATTCGCGCCCGATTACTTTAAGCATGTTTACCACTCTCTAGACACTGGGAGCCAAACTTGCCTTGCCAAAATTCTAGGAATCTATCAG GTTAAGCAAACACGACATGGCAAGGAAGTGAAGATTGATCTGATGGTGATGGAAAATCTTCTCTTTGGACACAATATTTCACGGATATATGATCTTAAAGGTGCCGTTTTTTCTCGATACGTCACCAACTCAAGTGGCGGTGATGCTGTTTACCTGGATCAAAACTTTGTCGAGGATATGCGTGTTTCTCCTATCTATATTGGCGGAAGAACAAAACATCTCTTGCAACGGGCAATCTGGAACGACACATCTTTTCTCACG TCAATTAATGTTATGGACTACTCTCTACTTGTGGGAGTAGACAACGAAAATCATGAGTTTGTATTTGGCATAATTGACTACCTGAGGCAATACACATGGGACAAGCAACTGGAGACATGGGTAAAAGCTTCTCTGGTGGTGCCAAAGAATGTTTTGCCAACCGTAATTTCACCCAGGGAGTACAAGAAAAGGTTTAGGAAGTTCATGACCAAGTATTTCCTGACAGTTCCAGATGATTGGAGTATGCCGAATCGTTCCGAGTCCTGCAAATATTGTGCTCACAGAAAATGCAACTTGTCGAAAGTTGACAGTCAGAAGCCTAATCATCAAACTGTGGCATGCGTTATTCAGTAA